The genomic interval TTCTTTTAACACCAGTTTCCAGTTTCTTTTCACCAGTTCTGCATTTAAATGCCTGTTGACAAAACCATGTGCCATCACAACAATATGCTGCGCCTCACTTTCGTGATTAACAAGATACTCTGCTGCATTTTTGATTCTGTTCTTAAATTCCATATACGATTCTGAGTTTTCGCTCCAACCAAATCTCCATAAAATCCGTAGAATCACTAACCAGGCAAAAAGGGGGAGTTTTACGTTTTTACAGATACCGTGAGGCAGTTGCGCTTCATTGAGAAGTTTACAAGTATCGAATCTTTTTATACCTAAGCGAGAGAAAGATTCTGAGGTCCTTTTTAATTCACTGCAGATAAAAACATCTCCATCTGAAATGACATCTTTCACTTTTATTGGTTCAAGACCCGATTGGTAAAGTTCGCTGCTGTTCCAGGCTCTGATAAACATACCCATTTCCGATCCAGATATTATGGAAAACGGAGAGTAATCTTCTTTCGCTTTGGGTTTTCCGTGTCTGATTAGTGTTATTCTTCTTTTCATCTTGCATTAACCTAAACTCAAATTCTCATAATAGTAGTCAGAGCAAATAAGTGTAAAATGATTTATATGATTTGTTCTGAAAATACACTATTCCCATATAGTAACTTTTAATTTCAAAACTGACAGGCAATTTGACATTCCTTATACAACAAGGAATCAATATACTGCCAATTACTCTCCCGTAGCAAGCAATTTGAGAGGGCTTATTGTGTAAATGTATCCCAACTTCGCTTAGTTCCGATAAGATGCTCGCATTTCCGGAAGATTTTTTGACGAAGTGTACAATCGTGTGACAATGGTTTGTACCCAAAAAAAACACTTTTAGCTTAAGATTAAAGGCTCATATGAGTTGGCCGAAGGCCTTTTACTGGTTTTCAGCTTACTCTCTTAAAGATCTGTTGAGTCCGGTTCTGCAACTTTTTACAGAACTTCAAAACATGTCCTTAGCAACGTGTTGACGGAAATATGACTGACACATCGTTAAAATGATTAGTAATGGTTTGAGCCAATATTTGTCTTATAACAGTATCTTCTATGGTAGTAGCGATCATTTTCCATGTGTATCGTCTGTTTCGCGAAAAACAGCTTGTAGCCAAAAAGTATTTGGCAGTATATTGTTACTGTTTGTATAAGACATCAAGCTTACTGAAAAACAGGTCTAAATGTGATAACGGTACCTTGTTCGTTTTAAAACGACAAGAAAATATTTTAGGTAAATATAAGATTATAATCCCAGCCTTACCCAGAACATCATTTGAGAAGTGATAAATATCAATGCTGAAACAGCTTGATAGGTAAAACCAAATTTAAGGAGATTGTTTAATGAGTAACCTAAATGCAGTCACAAAAAAAAGGATCTTTTTAACAACTGCGGTGTTGCTCTGTCTGACCGGTATGTATGGAACCAGAGGGTCGGTCTATGCATCAGAAAATAAATTAGTGACTGCTATTGTTACCGACTCATTCGTAACTGTAAGTGCAAACGGTGGCTTTATGCCAAGCCTTTTTTACAGAGAACATTATAAATATGTTTGTCGATATGATCGCACCGAGCATATTCTGCAAAGCGACAAACCTGCTATTCATCCAG from Chitinispirillum alkaliphilum carries:
- a CDS encoding Phosphoglycerate mutase; the encoded protein is MKRRITLIRHGKPKAKEDYSPFSIISGSEMGMFIRAWNSSELYQSGLEPIKVKDVISDGDVFICSELKRTSESFSRLGIKRFDTCKLLNEAQLPHGICKNVKLPLFAWLVILRILWRFGWSENSESYMEFKNRIKNAAEYLVNHESEAQHIVVMAHGFVNRHLNAELVKRNWKLVLKEGGNSFWSFLTYENI